A window from Kovacikia minuta CCNUW1 encodes these proteins:
- a CDS encoding response regulator, whose product MKRVLVIECDGELRSALVNWLTLENFDVVKTEDNEVGFQLAQEQPFDVVIWDAATLTMRELALLRSLHETQNQGRNFILILLVSKSSNLTYALNLGADGYLLKSLVLDKLLNLLTANLKEPVGV is encoded by the coding sequence ATGAAAAGAGTGTTAGTGATTGAATGTGACGGAGAATTGCGATCGGCGTTAGTCAACTGGCTAACCCTGGAAAACTTTGATGTGGTAAAAACCGAAGACAATGAGGTTGGTTTTCAGTTAGCACAGGAGCAACCCTTTGATGTCGTCATTTGGGACGCAGCTACGCTTACCATGCGAGAGCTTGCACTGCTCAGAAGCTTACATGAAACGCAGAATCAAGGAAGAAATTTCATTCTGATCCTGCTGGTCAGCAAGTCCAGCAACCTCACCTATGCCCTCAATTTAGGTGCAGATGGCTATCTGCTTAAATCGTTGGTGTTAGACAAGTTACTGAACCTGCTGACGGCAAATCTCAAGGAACCTGTTGGGGTGTGA